A DNA window from Gigantopelta aegis isolate Gae_Host chromosome 4, Gae_host_genome, whole genome shotgun sequence contains the following coding sequences:
- the LOC121372407 gene encoding uncharacterized protein LOC121372407, which produces MNINSTPAPPPNNAIVPDIYNRLDAGAIERTRVANTQLDVRFRIQERVLNKYKQAAERVYRNEASKVREELGRITSSLPAVRHMRNLTMDSIRQKSKSTTPRRTNSLYEEKLDMPFCERHFIHHLPTKKKYYKKMRSASFIPVPIKTAIQEETIIPENGEVTISAEVKNPGTYINTSVRQEASEDKFNKFIDANRPISR; this is translated from the coding sequence ATGAACATCAATTCAACACCTGCCCCTCCACCCAACAACGCCATTGTTCCCGACATCTACAACCGTCTGGATGCAGGCGCAATAGAAAGGACAAGAGTTGCTAACACTCAGTTGGATGTGCGGTTCCGAATTCAAGAGCGGGTTCTCAACAAATATAAACAGGCTGCCGAGCGCGTGTACCGGAATGAGGCTTCCAAAGTGCGAGAAGAACTCGGCAGAATCACATCTAGTCTTCCAGCAGTCAGACACATGAGGAATCTAACAATGGACAGCATTAGGCAAAAGAGCAAAAGTACCACACCGCGAAGAACAAATTCCCTCTACGAGGAAAAACTGGACATGCCGTTTTGTGAACGACATTTTATTCACCATCTTCCCACGAAGAAAAAGTATTACAAGAAGATGCGATCTGCTTCTTTCATTCCGGTGCCGATCAAAACAGCAATTCAAGAGGAAACCATCATCCCCGAAAACGGCGAAGTCACAATTTCCGCGGAGGTTAAAAATCCTGGGACATACATCAACACGTCAGTGCGCCAGGAAGCATCCGAGGATAAGTTTAACAAATTTATTGACGCTAACAGACCAATATCCAGGTAA